GCGCTGCGGCACATAAATGCCTGGTAATTGTTGACGGGCTGAATACGACGGCGGCGGCCTTGGTGGCTCAAGGCATTCATGCGGACAGTGCCAGTTATTTGCTGGCTTCCCACTTGTCCGGTGAGCCGGCGCACCGCATTGCCTTGCGCCAACTGGAGCTAGAGGCGTGTGTGGATTTAGGAATCCGCCTCGGCGAGGCTATTGGCGCGTCGTTGGTGGTGGATATGCTGCAGATGGTTTTAGCCATGCTGCAGGAAGTGTATGCAAATGCAGAAGAGGGGTTGGCGTAATGGAGAAGGGGAACATGTTAGAATCGGTTATTGCGTCAGTAGGTCCTTTGGATGCAGCGGCGTTAGAACGCTGTCAAAGGCGCTTGGATAACTTGACCAAGCCTTTAGGAAGCTTGCATCATTTGGAATTTTTAGCGTTAAAGCTGGCTGGTGTAACGGGGCAGCATCGCCCAGCCTTGCAACAGAAGCAGTCCCTTTTGGTTGTGGCGGCAGATCATGGCTTTGATGAGGGGCTGGTTGAAGGCGAGAAAACAACAGCGCAGCGTGTAGCGGACGCCTGTCGGTTGAACAGCCCGTTGCGCGTTTTTGCAGCGAAAAATGCTGCGGAAGTGGTCCTGGTGAATGCAGGCATGCGTGAAAAGCTGGTGCATGAGCGGTTGCGGCAGGCAGTCTTCTCTTTTGGCACTTGTGATTGGCGTCAAGGGCCGGCGATGGAGGAAGAAACGGTTTTGGCGGCTCTTGGCTTAGGCGTCTCCCTAGCTCAGGCGGAAGCGGACAAAGGCGTGCGGATTTTAGGACTGGGAAGCATTGCGTGCGGCGGCATGATCTCCGCCTTGATTTTGCTGGCTCTTTGGGGTGGTATTCCTGTGGCGCTGCGACAGCAAGCGGCTGCTAGTGAGAAGGCAGCAGAAATATTGGCGTTGGTGGAAGAAGCTCTTGGTTTATGGGATGGCGAAACAGACGTAAGGGCTGTATTGAAGCGTTTTGGCGGTTTGGAGACGGTTGTTTTATGTGGAGCAATTTTGGGCGGAGCTGCCAGAGGGATGTTGCTAGTTCTTGATGGCGTAGAGACGGCGGCGGCGGCTTTAGCGGCGGCTCAAATGCAACCGTTGATTAAAGACTATCTTATCGCACCGCATGCTGCAGCAGAACCAGGGTTTCAGGAGATGCTGTTTTTACTGGGACTGCCGAGCTATTTGCAACTAAATTTGCAGCAAAGCGAAGGGATCGGAGCTGTGTTGGGCATGTCTCTTTTGCGGGCGTCGCTGCATATGCTGAACGACATGAAAACATTTGGCGAAGCCGCAGTGGCGGTGGCGCAGGACGGTCCGGGCGCCGAGCGGCAGAGCCATGCAATACGCGATTAAAGGGAGATGAAATAGAGAGCAGGATTGTTTGCATATAATGGCGAATTTTTAACGTATGTATAAGAGGTAGCTTATGGGTTTTAAAATGACCTTTTAGGAATCGATGATTTAGTTAATAACCAGAAAAGACCTTTTGGGTTGTAACCTGCAGATAAATCAATGGTTCCTTAATAAAAGGAGGCGAAACCATGAAAACGCAATGTGAAAAAATGTCGATGGCGTGGGCTATGACTTGTTTCTCTGCTGAAGAAGCGGCGAAATGGATGGGACGGCTTACGTTGGAAGCGCAAACTAAATGGCTGTTGTCATTAGACGAATTGTCTCCAGCTATGTTGCCGGAGGACATTCAAGAAAGTTGGCAGGACTTTTCCTCCCTGCGCATATTTGGACAACCGGTTCGACAGTTGGGAGCGGTGCTGATGGCGATGGCTTTGCGCCGCGGGGATTCGGAAACATTGCGGCTAATGGATCGCTTGGAGGAACTTCGGCCGGGAATTCGCAGCCGTATGCGTTCGCATGTTTTGTTTTTTGAAGAACTTCAAGGGATGAGGGACCGCGATCTTCAAGAAGTGTTGCGACGTGAAGGTCTGCATCCGTCTCTTCTGTTTGGCACCAGCGAAGAATTATGTGCTAAGTTATTGCGCAATGTTTCACGCCGAGCTGCATCGGATGTAGCTAATACGCTGCAGCCGCCGGAGAAACGTGAAGAATCGGTTGCGGTGCGTCAGCGCAAGGTAGCGTTTACGCAGGTGGTGCTGTCTTTGATGGAAGCAGGAGATATTTTAGGGCCAGCTCATGTTTTAACCAAAGAGGAAGGCTGGCAGCTTTTGGAGTTGCGTAACGAAGCGTCCGGTTGGCTAAAAACGAGGTCAGATGAAGAATTAGCTTCATTTTTGCGAGACCGGCTGCAGTGGGTAGATGTGGCAATTTTGCTGCGTTTGAGCAGTGGTGCGGAAACTAAACTGTTGCAAGAGGTGCTGGACGAGGCATCTTGGACGATGCTGCAAGAGTTGGTGGAGGCGGAAAACGAAGCGACTACCAGTAGAGGATTAGACGGTCTGCGGCGTATATGCCGGGAAATACGGCGCGACGCCGAAGAAAACGAAGAGGAATAAACAAGAGTTGCGAGAGTCACGAGAGGGCATGCAGGAGAAGAACAAAGTACGGATTTTAACCATGAAAAGGCTGCGGCGACTTGAAAATAAGTTGTCCGCAGCCTTTTTGAAATTCATTCGTACCCACGTTTTACTCACTCTACTCCTTGGTTGATTTATAATTCACGTCGTTAATTGATTTTTTCCAGAAGAGTAGATTTTTTTCTTTTAATTCCGCGCGGGTGGCCTCTTTAGGCCAAAGCCCGTGGACGGAATCTTCGCGCATAGCGGCGGCCAAATGATCGTAGATAGCTGGACTTTGAGAAGCCAGAGAAGCAATCAATTCCTTGGTGACTTGGCGCTGAGTTTTACCGTTGAAAGGGCAAGGGTTGGGGATGGGTTCTTGCCCATGCAGTGTCCAGGCATCGCGTAGTTCTGCTTCACGGAAAAAAAGCAACGGACGGATCACGGTAACACCGCTGCGCTCAAGGGATGTTTTGGGCAGGAAAGTGCCGATTTGCCCGGAATGGAGCAGATTCATCAGTAGCGTTTCTACTGCATCATCGTGATGATGGGCATAAGCGACTTTTTGGAAACCGTGTTCGGCGGCAAAACGGTTAATCGCGCCGCGACGGAAAAAAGCGCAGGTGAAGCAAGGGTCTTTACCTTGATTTTCTTCAATGATAGAGGCAATATCCGCCTGAATGAAATGAAAGGGAATTTCCAGGTTAGCGCAAAAATTGGCTAGCGTTTCGTGGGGAAAATCAGGAGCAAAGCCGGCGTCAAGAGTCAGTGCTGCCAGTTCAAAACGTTTAGCGGAAACTTTTTGCAGTGCCGCTAGGGCAAATGCTAAAAACAGGCTGTCTTTGCCGCCGGACAGGCCGATGAGGATGCGATCGCCTTCTTCAATCAGATCAAATTCAAGGACGCCTCGCAGCAAGCGGCTGAAATAGGACTTTGGCAAGTTGTGAATCGATGTGGTCATATTGAATTCTCCTCAATAAATTGATATGCAAGTGTATCTTTTTCGATAAATAAAGGAGTCGCTTTGACGTGAGCGGCGCAAAAATCAGTGGTCCGTACAAAGAGTAGCAAGTTGTGTCCCGGGCGTCAAGGGACGGGGTTACGGAAAAGGCTGGAATAAGGTATAATAAAACTAATTGCATTTTTTGCAGGCAAACCAGAACGAGGAGTGTTGATTCGATTATGGCGAAACCGATTTATGCTATTGGACATCGCAATCCGGACACGGATTCGATTTGCGCTGCCATTGGCTATGCGCATTTAAAGCAAGCGTTGGGGGAAAATGTGGTGGCAGCCCGGGCGGGCAAGATCAACGCCGAAACGAAGTATGCCTTAGAACAGTTCCGCATGGAGGAGCCGCTATTGTTGCCGGATCTCAATCCGCGGGTAAAAGATATTATGTGTACCGATTACCTTTCTGTGGGTCCAGAGACGACGTTGCGTGAACTCGGGAAGCTGATGCAATGCGGTAGTGTCAAATCGGTGCCTGTGGTAGTAGGGGATAATCAACTTGCTGGTATTTTATCAGTAAGCGACTTGGCAAAATTGTATTTTAACGAACTGCAGATGCCTGACGATTTGGCGGAAAGCGGCGTAGATTATGCGGCAGTGCAACGCGTTCTGGATGCTAAAGTGCTTTGCGGCGACGAGTTGCTGAACCGTACTTTGGCGGGGCGGGTGCGCATTGCTTCCGGGACGTCAGCGGCGGTATCACGCGTCATTAAGGCGGGAGATATTGTTCTGACAGCAGACCGCCGAGAAGCGCACTTGTCTTGCCTGGATCTGAATGTGGGCGCGTTAGTGGTTACCGGAGATTATTTGGTGGACGAGGAAGTTTTGGCAAAAGCGAAAAAGCAAGGTGTGCTAGTTCTGCAAACAGCCTATGATACGTATACTTCGGCGCGGTTGATTAATCAGAGCACGCCGGTACGTGCGATCATGCAAGCCAAAGTGCTTTCTTTTAAGCCTACCGATTTGATTAATGACATCACTGGACCGATTGCAGCGACCAATTACCGTAACTACCCTGTGGTGGAAAACGGTCGTTTGGTGGGCCTGGTAGATCGAGATAAGCTGATCATGCCGGAACCGGAACGGGTTATCTTGGTGGATCATAACGAAACGGCGCAAGCAGTGGAAGGTATTGAAGAGGCGAAGATTCTGGAAATCATCGACCATCACCGTTTGGGCGGGTTGACAACCAGCGAGCCCATTCTGATTCGTCAGGAGCCTGTTGGCTGCACGTCGACTATTGTAGCTAATATGTATTGGAACTTAGAGATTGCGATTCCTAAGGGAATTGCAGGCGTGCTCTTGTCAGCCATCATTTCCGATACGGTGCTCTTTAAGTCGCCTACGGCAACAGCCGTGGATCGACATGCGGCGGAAAAGTTGGCGGCTATTGCCGGAGTTTCTTTGGAAGAGTATGGCATGGCTATGCTGAAAGCGGGTTCTGGGCTCCAGGATATGACGCCGCCGGAAATCACGCAAACTGACCTGAAGGAATTTCGTATGGGTGATTACCGTATGACCATTGCGCAACTATCTGTAATGGATGTGAGTGAGGTGCTGGCGCTGCGGCAGGAACTGTTACACAGCATGGAGCAGACTCGGGTTAAGGGTGGCTATGACATGGCCCTTTTAATGATTACGGATATCTTGAACGAAGCGACGCATTTGGCTTATGTAGGGCAGCCGGTGGAGTTGGTCGAACGAGCTTTTGGCAGTAAAGGCGAAGAACAGGTAGTATATCTGCCTGGAGTTATGTCGCGGAAAAAGCAAATTGTGCCTCCTTTGACAGAAGCGGCTAAGGTATAAGTTAAGCGTGCAAAGTAGTAAAAAGAGTTAGCGGCGGACCAACGTCAACGTAGAGTGTGGCGTTGGTCCGCTCTATCGATTAGTAGGAGTTGTATTATATGGTGTGGATTTTACTGACAGGATTAATTTTCGGATTAGGGGCGGTGGTGCTGGTAGCACAGGGAAACCCAGGGAATTACGGCTTTTGTGCAGCCTGCCATTTGCGGGATATTGCTGGTGCGGTGGGCTTACATAAGGCAGGGACGTTGCAATACGCTCGGCCTGAAATTCTGGGCATCGTTTTAGGTGCGGCTGTTATGGCGGCTTTTCGTGGTGAACATCGCGTGCGCGGCGGCTCGAAACCAATCATTCGTTTTTTCCTAGGCATGGTAATGATGATTGGCGCGTTGGCGTTTCTTGGCTGCCCTCTTAGGGGCATTCTGCGTTTGGCTGGCGGCGATTTGAATGGTCTGACCGGTTTGGCTGGATTTGCCAGCGGCATTGGCGTTGGCATTTGGTTTTTGAAACGGGGCTATAATTTAGGCCGCTCGCATTTGCTGGCAAGCAGCGCCTGGAAGCCGGCTGGCTATGTGACGCCGTTGGCGGCGGCTGTGTTGACGGTGCTTGTCTTCATCGGCGGCGCTGGCGTATTGGCCTTTAGCAAAAGCGGCCCAGGGTCCATGCATGCGCCGGTACTTCTTAGCTTGGTGTTCGGTTTGCTGGCTGGGGTGGCGGCGCAGAAAACGAGAATGTGTCTTTCCGGCGGGATTCGGGATTTTATTTTGGTGCGAGATACGTATTTGCTGAAAATCTATGGGGTCCTTTTTTTGGCCGCCTTGGCGGGTAATTTAGCTTTTGGCTTTTTCAAGCTTGGTTTTGATGCGCAGCCGTTGGCGCATACGATGCACTTGTGGAATTTTTTAGGATTGATGCTGGTAGGATTAGCAGCTACGTTAGCAGGTGGCTGTCCTTTGAGGCAGTTGATCCAAGCAGGCGAGGGCAATTTGGACGCCGCTGCCTGTGTGTTGGGTATGCTGGCGGGAGCGGCGGTGGCGCATGGCTTAAATACGGCCGGAAGCCCGGCTGGACTGGCTTGGAATGGACAAGTAGCGGTAGTGGCTGGTCTAGTTGTTACGGCGGCTATCGGGTATCTGCATTGTAAAGAAGCGGTCTAAGGAGGGGAATATGCAATGAAGCGACTGGATATGAGAGGTCTTAGTTGTCCCATTCCGTTGATGAAAACCAAAGAAGCCATGGATGCAGGGGCAGTTGAACTTGAGGTAGTAGTGGATGAACCGGCGGCTTGGGAAAATATTAGCAAGCTGGCAATTTCTCAAGGCTGGCAATGGGTTTGTTCGGCTGGAGAGGGCGAATGGACGCTGACGCTGCGCAAAAATGCCTAAAAAGGCGAAGGATACCTTGGAATCCTGGCGTTAAGCGGCATTTTTTGCTATACTATATTAGTTAAGGTAGATTGACTCTTAAGAGAAAAGAGGAGACACGATGCCGTACTGGGTAATCACGTTTCCTTCGGTGTATCAGGCGTATCGGGCGGAAAAACTGTTGCTCCAGGCAGGCTTGCCTGGAAAGCTGATCGCAGTGCCGCGACAATTAAGCGGTTCTTGTGAAGGTTTGGCGTTGCGTTTGGAGTCAGAAGAGACGGCGCGCCAAGCGGTGGAATGTTTAAAACAGGCCGGAGTGCCTTTGTTGAAGGAAGCGTTTTCGATTGCAAAATGAGGAGGACAAAACGTCATGAGCCAACTGTTAGAAGGTCTTAATCCAGCACAAGCAGAGGCGGTGCGCCATACAGAGGGGCCGTTGCTGATTATGGCTGGTGCCGGTTCCGGCAAGACGCGGGTTTTGACTTGCCGGATTGCTTACTTGTTGGAGCAGGGCGTGGCGCCTTCCTCCATCCTAGCCATTACTTTTACGAACAAAGCCGCGCTGGAAATGAAAGAGCGGGTCAACAAAATGGTGGGTGATGCGTCGCGTCAGTTGTGGCTCAGCACTTTCCATGCTTTTTGTGCACGCTTTTTGCGGTTGGAAATTGAAAGTTTGGGCATGTATAATCGCAATTTCGTTATCTATGACGCTAGTGATACACTGTTTTTAATTAAGGAATGCTTGAAGGAGCTCAATCTTGATGATAAGCAGTTTGTTCCTCGGAGCATGCAGGGCTTGATTTCCAATGCTAAGAATGCATTGCAAGATGCAGGGGAGTATGCCCGAAACGCCGATAATTTCCGCGCTAAGCAGGAAGCGGAAGTTTATGAACTCTATCAAAAGAAATTGGTACAAAACAACGCACTTGATTTTGACGATCTGCTGCTGTTGGCGGTGCGCATTCTGGAAACAAAACCGGAAGTGCTGCAACGCTACCAGACGCGTTTTTCCTATATTTTAATTGACGAGTACCAGGACACCAACCGAGCGCAGTATTTATTGGCCAAACACCTGGCGGCGCATCATCGCAATCTGTGTGTAGTAGGCGATGCCGACCAGAGCATCTACGGCTGGCGCGGTGCGGATATCCGCAACATTCTCGATTTTGAACGGGATTATCCCGAGACAAAGGTCATCAAGTTAGAGCAAAATTACCGCTCTACGGAAGTGATTTTAGAAGCGGCCAATGCCGTGATTGCCAACAATTCCAACCGCAAGCCGAAAGACCTCTGGACAGACATCGCCGGCGGTGAACTTATCACTTGCTATGAGGCGGTAGATGAACGGGACGAAGCGCGCTTTGTGGCGGAGAGCATTCAGAAGCATCGCAAAGATGAAAGCCTGCCCTATGGGGATATGGCAATTTTGTATCGCACCAATTCCCAGTCCCGCGCCCTTGAGGAAGGACTGATGAAGCATGCCATTCCTTACATCATGGTAGGGAATGTGAAATTCTATGACCGCAAAGAAATCAAAGATATTATTTCCTACCTGCGCGTGCTTTACAATCCTAACAGCTCGCAGGATTTATTGCGCATTTTAAACGTGCCGAAACGTGGTATTGGCGATACAACCGTGTCTAAATTGACCGATTATGCAACCCGTTCCGGTATGACGCTCTTTGAGGTGATTTCCAATCCGGATTTGGAAACCGGCGTATCTCCGCGGGCTCGGAAACATCTAGATGAATTAGCAGGCCTGCTCTTTGACTTGATGGGGCGAACGCCGACTATTTGCACCTATGACTTGGTGCGGGCGGTAATGGAAGAGTCTGGCTATGTGGCGGAGCTGCAGAAAGACGAAAAAGGCGAGGACCGCCTGGAAAACCTCCAAGAGTTATTGACGGTGGCCCGAGATTTTGCCATCGGCGATGTGGATGATAATTTGGAAAACTTTCTTACCCGCGTAGCCTTGGTGTCGGATGTAGACGATGCCGAACTGGGCGATGGCCGGGTTACGTTGATGACTCTTCATGCAGCGAAAGGTTTGGAATTTCCGGTGGCTTTTTTGACCGGTTTGGAAGAAGGTATCTTCCCTCATGCGCGGACGTTGATGAACGATGCAGAAGTGGAAGAAGAGCGGCGTATCTGCTATGTGGGTATTACGCGAGCACAGAAAAAACTTTATGTTTCTCATGCTATGAGCCGCAATATCTATGGACGCAGCACGCAATTTCCTCCGTCTCGGTTTTTGCAGGAAATGCCGGAAGGCGGCTTAGATCATCAAAGTGGCCGGGCTCGTTTTGCTGCGGCCAAAGCGGCATTACCGCCGCGGCCGGTGGTGCCGCTTCATCGCGGCGGTTCTTTGGGTCTGACTCCGCATACGCAGGCGCGGGATAGTGAGACTCACGAAGTATGGCGGATCGGCGATAAAGCTAAACACGGCAAATGGGGTGTAGGTACCGTTGTCAGTGTCAGCGGCAGCGGTGAGGATCAAACGTTGAAAGTAGCTTTTGACGGACAAGGCATTAAAACGTTGGCCGTAAAATTTGCCCCAATCAGCAAAGCATAGTATTGGAAGGGGTGGCAGGATTGACTGCCTCGCAGGAAGGCGCAGCGCGCCAGGAAATCGAAGAGCTGCGGCAGCGGCTGCAGGAATATAGCTACCAGTACTATGTCTTGGACGCGCCGGTAGTAGAGGATGTGGAGTTTGACGGTTTGCTGAGAAAATTGCAGCAACTGGAAGAAGCCTATCCGCAGTGGAAGACGGCGGATTCGCCTACGCAACGGATTGGGGCGGCGGTAGCAAGCGGGTTTGGCAAGGTGCGGCATTTGGAGCCGATGAAAAGTCTGGCCAATGCCTTTAGCGCAGCAGAATTGCAGTCCTTTCACGGTCGCGTGACAGGGGCTTTAGGCCAGGATGTGCAGTACGTTGTAGAGCCCAAAATTGATGGTTTGGCGATCAATCTTTGCTATCAAGACGGTGTGCTGCTCTGGGCGGCTACCCGGGGCGATGGATTTGAGGGCGAAGAGGTTACCGCCAATGTGCGGACCATTCGCTCCATTCCTCTGAAGCTGCGCCCGGTAAACGGCGTAGTGCCTGCGTTGCTTGAAGTACGTGGTGAAGTTTTTATGCCGCGAAAATCCTTTCAGCGCCTGAATGAGGAAAAAGAGGAAAACGGCGAAGCTCCTTTTGCTAATCCGCGCAACGCGGCGGCAGGTTCTTTGCGGCAGATGGATCCGCAGGTGACCGCCGATAGGGAATTGGACGCTTTTTTATATGGTCATGGTGTTTGCGAAGGTTTAGAGTGGCAGGCTCATTCCGAGTTTTTGAGTTATTTGAAAGAAGCCGGCTTTAAGGTGAATCCGCTGTATCGGCTCTGCTCTACGATGGACGAAGTTGTGGTGCGCTGTGAAGAATGGGATACTCTGCGTCATGAGTTGCCGTATGAAACCGATGGCTTGGTGGTGAAAGTAGATTCCTTGGCGGCGCAGCAACTGCTGGGAAGTACAGCTAAGGACCCGCGCTGGGCCATGGCTTATAAATTTCAAGCAGAGCAGGCGCTGACGGTGCTGCTGGATATTGAAACAGGCGTTGGGCGTACAGGCGTGCTGACGCCGACGGCCGTGCTGGAACCGGTGCGTTTGGCCGGGACTACGGTTAGTCGGGCGTCGCTGCATAACGAAGATTATTTGCGAGAGAAGGATATCAGGATCGGCGATACCGTACGCATTCACAAAGCCGGAGAAATTATCCCGGAAGTGTTGGCGGTGCTGCCGGAAAAGAGGACGGGCACAGAACGCGTCTTTTCGATGCCGAAGCATTGTCCGGAATGCGGCGGGCCGGTGGAACGTTTGACTGGAGAAGTGGCGCAGCGTTGCGTCAATTCGGCGTGTCCGGCGCTTTTGAGAGAAGGGCTGATCCATTTTTCTTCTCGCGACGCTATGAATATTGACGGACTAGGGCCGGCGGTGGTGCATGCCTTGCTCAAGGCAGGCTTGGTAAAAGATCCTGCCGATTTTTACGCGCTGAACGTGGAAGCGGTAGCGGCGCTAGAGCGCATGGGAGAAAAATCGGCTGCTAATCTCTTAGCGGCCATTGAGGCCAGTAAGCAGGCGGGCTTGTCCAGGCTGCTTTTTGCGTTGGGCATGCGCCATGTAGGCGTCAAAGCGGCGCGGACGCTGGCGAGAGCCTTTGGCTCTATGGAGGCGTTGCAGCAAGCGGATGAAATGACGCTAATGGCATTGCCGGAAGTGGGAGCCAAAATGGCTGTGAGCATCCTGGAATATTTGCAAAAAGATGCGGTTAAGTTATTGGTAGTTCGACTGCAAGAGGCCGGCGTGGTGATGACGGAGGAAATGACCCAAGAAGCAGGCGCCAATCGCTTGCAAGGTCTGACCTTTGTGCTTACCGGCACGCTGCCTTCGCTGAGCCGCCAGGAAGCGGGCGTGCTGATTGAGGCTCAAGGAGGCAAGGTCAGCGGCAGTGTCAGTAAAAAAACCAGCTATGTAGTGGCTGGAGAGGCGGCGGGCAGCAAGCTGGAAAAAGCGCAGACGCTGGGAGTTAAAGTCTTGGATGAAGCGGCACTTTTGGCGCTGTTGGCGGAATAAAAATGTGCTATAATGAACCAATACACCCTTTAAACTGTCAAATAGGATGGTGAGAGTACAAATGAAAATCGATAAACAAGACGTAGAAAAAGTGGCGCTCTTGTCGCGCCTGGAGTTTTCCGAAAGCGAATTGGAGACCTTTACAGGACAGCTCAATTCGATTCTCAATTATGCAGAGATGCTGGAAAACTTGGACGTAGCGGACGTCAAACCGACGGCGCATGTGTTGCCTTTGCAGAATGTGTTGCGCAAAGATGAGGTGCGCCCTTCTTTAGATCATGATTTGGCGCTGTCCAATGCACCGGAAGCAGAAGACGGTTACTTTAAGGTTCCCAAGATTGTAGAAGGATAGAAAGGGGCGATGAGCATGCATTTGTGGCAGCAATCTTTGCACCAATTACATAACCGCCTGGCTCAGCGCGAAGTGACGTCTGAGGAAATTACCCGCTCCGTACTGGAACGCGTAGCGGCGGTAGAAAACGATGTGAAAGCCTATGTGACGCGTCTTGATGAAGCGGCGGTGGCGCAGGCTAAAGCGGTAGACGCAAAAATCGCTCAAGGAGGTGCGGTGTCGCCTTTGATGGGCATTCCCTGCGCTATTAAGGATAATATGTGCACCAAAGGCGTGCGTACGACGTGCTCGTCGCGCATGCTGGAGCGTTTTATCCCCCCCTATGATGCGACGGTCATGAAAAAACTGGCGGCGCAGGATTTTGTCATGGTGGGCAAGGCCAATATGGACGAATTTGCCATGGGCGGTTCTACGGAAAACTCCGCTTTTTTCCCTACGCACAATCCCTGGGACTTGGCGGCAGTTCCCGGCGGCTCCAGCGGCGGCTCAGCCGCAGCAGTGGCAGCAGGGGAAGCCATTTGGGCTCTTGGCTCTGATACAGGCGGCTCGATTCGCCAGCCGGCGGCGTATTGCGGTATTGTAGGTTTGAAACCTACGTACGGCCTTGTTTCTCGTTTTGGTCTTGTAGCGTTTGCTTCTTCATTGGACCAGATCGGACCATTGACGCGCAATGTAACAGACTGTGCAATAGTACTCAACGCCATAGCCGGACACGATCCCATGGACTCGACGTCCATCAACCAAGAAGCGCCGGATTATACCAAAGCTTTAGTGGAAGATATTCGCGGTCTGAAAGTGGGTATTCCTAAAGAATATTTTGTTAAAGGGATGGACCCGGAAGTAGAGAAGGCCGTTCGCGCCTCCATCGCCCGTCTGGAAGAGTTGGGCGCTACTTGCGTAGAAGTATCCATGCCGCATACCGAATATGCGCTTACCGCTTATTACCTGATTGCTCCGGCCGAAGCCAGTTCTAATCTGGCTCGCTACGACGGCGTCAGTTTTGGGCATCGCAGCGCTGAAGGTAACGATATTGTCAGCATGTATAAGAAGACGCGCAGTGAGGCTTTTGGGGCTGAAGTAAAACGCCGCATCATGCTGGGAACGTATGCGTTGAGTTCCGGTTACTATGACGCCTACTATCTAAAAGCGCTTAAAGTCCGCACGTTGGTCAAACAGGACTTTGATAAGGCTTTTGAAAAAGTGGACGTGCTGGTGACGCCTACAGCGCCGACGACGGCTTTCAAAATTGGTGAAAAGAGCGGCGATCCGCTCTCCATGTACTTGCAGGACGTCTGCACCATCCCTGTGAACTTGGCTGGCGTTCCAGGCATCTCCGTTCCCTGCGGCTTTGCCCAGGGCATGCCTGTGGGCTTGCAGTTTATCGGTAAGCCGCTGGCGGAAGAAACGCTGTTGCGCGTGGCTTACACATTTGAACAGAGCCACGATTATCACAAGCGCCTGGCGCCGCTCGGGGAGGGTAAGTGATGAAATACGAAACAGTTATTGGTCTGGAAATCCATGTGGAGCTCAAGACCAAGTCCAAGATCTTCTGCGGCTGCAGCACCGAGTTCGGCTGCGGTCAAAATACCAATGTTTGTCCGGTGTGCCTTGGCTTGCCTGGCGTGCTGCCGGTCATCAATGAAAAAGTAGTGGAATACGCTAT
This genomic window from uncultured Anaeromusa sp. contains:
- a CDS encoding nicotinate-nucleotide--dimethylbenzimidazole phosphoribosyltransferase — encoded protein: MLESVIASVGPLDAAALERCQRRLDNLTKPLGSLHHLEFLALKLAGVTGQHRPALQQKQSLLVVAADHGFDEGLVEGEKTTAQRVADACRLNSPLRVFAAKNAAEVVLVNAGMREKLVHERLRQAVFSFGTCDWRQGPAMEEETVLAALGLGVSLAQAEADKGVRILGLGSIACGGMISALILLALWGGIPVALRQQAAASEKAAEILALVEEALGLWDGETDVRAVLKRFGGLETVVLCGAILGGAARGMLLVLDGVETAAAALAAAQMQPLIKDYLIAPHAAAEPGFQEMLFLLGLPSYLQLNLQQSEGIGAVLGMSLLRASLHMLNDMKTFGEAAVAVAQDGPGAERQSHAIRD
- a CDS encoding FliG C-terminal domain-containing protein, giving the protein MKTQCEKMSMAWAMTCFSAEEAAKWMGRLTLEAQTKWLLSLDELSPAMLPEDIQESWQDFSSLRIFGQPVRQLGAVLMAMALRRGDSETLRLMDRLEELRPGIRSRMRSHVLFFEELQGMRDRDLQEVLRREGLHPSLLFGTSEELCAKLLRNVSRRAASDVANTLQPPEKREESVAVRQRKVAFTQVVLSLMEAGDILGPAHVLTKEEGWQLLELRNEASGWLKTRSDEELASFLRDRLQWVDVAILLRLSSGAETKLLQEVLDEASWTMLQELVEAENEATTSRGLDGLRRICREIRRDAEENEEE
- a CDS encoding ATP-binding protein translates to MTTSIHNLPKSYFSRLLRGVLEFDLIEEGDRILIGLSGGKDSLFLAFALAALQKVSAKRFELAALTLDAGFAPDFPHETLANFCANLEIPFHFIQADIASIIEENQGKDPCFTCAFFRRGAINRFAAEHGFQKVAYAHHHDDAVETLLMNLLHSGQIGTFLPKTSLERSGVTVIRPLLFFREAELRDAWTLHGQEPIPNPCPFNGKTQRQVTKELIASLASQSPAIYDHLAAAMREDSVHGLWPKEATRAELKEKNLLFWKKSINDVNYKSTKE
- a CDS encoding putative manganese-dependent inorganic diphosphatase, producing MAKPIYAIGHRNPDTDSICAAIGYAHLKQALGENVVAARAGKINAETKYALEQFRMEEPLLLPDLNPRVKDIMCTDYLSVGPETTLRELGKLMQCGSVKSVPVVVGDNQLAGILSVSDLAKLYFNELQMPDDLAESGVDYAAVQRVLDAKVLCGDELLNRTLAGRVRIASGTSAAVSRVIKAGDIVLTADRREAHLSCLDLNVGALVVTGDYLVDEEVLAKAKKQGVLVLQTAYDTYTSARLINQSTPVRAIMQAKVLSFKPTDLINDITGPIAATNYRNYPVVENGRLVGLVDRDKLIMPEPERVILVDHNETAQAVEGIEEAKILEIIDHHRLGGLTTSEPILIRQEPVGCTSTIVANMYWNLEIAIPKGIAGVLLSAIISDTVLFKSPTATAVDRHAAEKLAAIAGVSLEEYGMAMLKAGSGLQDMTPPEITQTDLKEFRMGDYRMTIAQLSVMDVSEVLALRQELLHSMEQTRVKGGYDMALLMITDILNEATHLAYVGQPVELVERAFGSKGEEQVVYLPGVMSRKKQIVPPLTEAAKV
- the yedE gene encoding YedE family putative selenium transporter, producing the protein MVWILLTGLIFGLGAVVLVAQGNPGNYGFCAACHLRDIAGAVGLHKAGTLQYARPEILGIVLGAAVMAAFRGEHRVRGGSKPIIRFFLGMVMMIGALAFLGCPLRGILRLAGGDLNGLTGLAGFASGIGVGIWFLKRGYNLGRSHLLASSAWKPAGYVTPLAAAVLTVLVFIGGAGVLAFSKSGPGSMHAPVLLSLVFGLLAGVAAQKTRMCLSGGIRDFILVRDTYLLKIYGVLFLAALAGNLAFGFFKLGFDAQPLAHTMHLWNFLGLMLVGLAATLAGGCPLRQLIQAGEGNLDAAACVLGMLAGAAVAHGLNTAGSPAGLAWNGQVAVVAGLVVTAAIGYLHCKEAV
- a CDS encoding sulfurtransferase TusA family protein → MKRLDMRGLSCPIPLMKTKEAMDAGAVELEVVVDEPAAWENISKLAISQGWQWVCSAGEGEWTLTLRKNA
- a CDS encoding DUF3343 domain-containing protein → MPYWVITFPSVYQAYRAEKLLLQAGLPGKLIAVPRQLSGSCEGLALRLESEETARQAVECLKQAGVPLLKEAFSIAK